The proteins below come from a single Ostrinia nubilalis chromosome Z, ilOstNubi1.1, whole genome shotgun sequence genomic window:
- the LOC135087160 gene encoding uncharacterized protein LOC135087160 isoform X1 yields the protein MQRLVVLLLLPALVSCVIYDEIPEHTLCNLHDCECLDSGHPSWKTVNCNMTTTKNLAIFSGNLPVETTDLVVTGYDDVSLEHGAFSSLNDLRLVRIAHSKLVVFRRGAAVDLTVVSAYVEVEHCSELRVEGKAFSNLRGIYVNLTDDFPRPLSVTIRHCDRVSIEGDAFSWLLKLRITDVGTLVLSPGAFTLEPTAGNVGEHGPGMSIELRRLTAPEIPSQAFGSSAAEIILESMVVTTIRSGAFSANTYNVISATKCIVSFIEGESFAQKSLINNLLFFDCRIQHMYQRAIQSAITYLNINHTRFNFIDTGAINSTVATVKIANSEFHKFLTRGIELSSWSNLFMEKLKFDALPEYAMIAHPTMVEEFVFADNEVEEVSKNSLEFVGKIIDNRFGYQVVYRNNYFGSPCSCNISLKIGEALGATPDGIYALESYCTVNEFFARCFNAPEQNIILRTFIDKVCHEKSAVQCEQYKKKSDIPTEIKNPRFPHKHEEDTLSERNKKVISIVIVTALVCVGTVMLISFGRWLKNRGCCARLRNIFTSLISTCCAFFARICGCGRNSGLDNGRFVSELSVHEYSERRRLNEPRIPENMIVETVLPGTGTPCLDLTPMDDKTTQTLPEELTKELLENLKEKLEDPDNYVEAREMIEHLYELIKVEESCNLNTPIVMQTEENIYELPFQNTTPRIGKNKKQMISVGTRAPSLDKLLPLSPYNRQTALAHEYFEPKDFAVHLYAEIANCDKEKRTLLGIIPDIVEQVVPRGPYLRAVREKNSSPSTASSPSSKSFNSIKKSPMTGPSGSQITSPLQSPSSMKSGKSTASNSSGKMMNRPLPEKPVSPDPGEGPSMVG from the exons AATCTGGCCATCTTCAGCGGAAATCTTCCTGTGGAGACCACCGACCTGGTGGTGACCGGCTACGATGACGTGTCGCTGGAGCACGGCGCGTTCTCGTCGCTGAACGACCTACGACTCGTGCGCATCGCGCACAGCAAGCTGGTGGTGTTCCGCCGCGGCGCCGCCGTCGACCTGACCGTCGTCAGCGCCTACGTCGAGGTCGAGCACTGCTCGGAGCTGCGCGTCGAGGGGAAAGCATTCAGCAACTTACGCG GTATTTACGTAAACTTAACGGATGATTTTCCAC GTCCGCTATCGGTTACTATAAGACATTGCGATCGCGTGTCAATCGAGGGCGATGCGTTTTCGTGGCTGTTGAAGTTGCGCATCACCGACGTCGGGACCCTGGTGCTGAGCCCGGGCGCCTTCACGCTGGAGCCCACGGCCGGCAACGTGGGCGAGCACGGCCCCGGCATGTCG ATTGAACTGAGACGGTTAACAGCACCCGAGATCCCTTCGCAAGCATTTGGTTCGTCAGCTGCTGAGATAATACTGGAATCCATGGTGGTGACCACCATTCGGTCGGGCGCCTTCTCCGCCAACACGTACAATGTTATCAGCGCCACCAAATGCATCGTCAGTTTCATAGAAGGCGAATCATTCGCACagaagtcactaattaacaacCTGCTCTTCTTCGATTGTAGAATACAGCATATGTATCAAAGAGCAATACAATCTGCTATTACTTATCTAAATATCAACCACACTAG ATTCAACTTCATCGATACGGGCGCTATCAACTCGACAGTAGCAACGGTGAAAATAGCAAATAGCGAGTTTCATAAGTTTTTAACAAGAGGAATCGAATTGTCATCATGGAGCAATCTTTTTATGGAGAAACTCAAATTCGACGCTCTACCGGAATATGCCATGATTGCACATCCAACTATGGTTGAAGAATTTGTCTTCGCAGACAATGAAGTAGAAGAAGTCTCTAAAAACAGTTTGGAGTTCGTAGGGAAAATTATCGATAACAGATTTGGTTACCAAGTTGTTTACAGAAACAATTACTTTGGATCACCGTGCAGTTGCAACATTAGCCTGAAGATAGGCGAGGCTTTGGGGGCTACGCCTGACGGGATATATGCGCTCGAGAGCTACTGCACAGTCAATGAATTTTTTGCACGATGCTTCAATGCTCCCGAGCAAAACATAATTCTTCGTACATTTATAGACAAGGTGTGTCATGAAAAATCCGCTGTACAGTGTGaacaatacaagaaaaaatcaGATATTCCAACGGAAATAAAAAATCCACGATTCCCTCACAAACATGAAGAAGATACTTTATCAGAACGAAACAAGAAAGTGATAAGTATTGTCATAGTAACAGCATTAGTGTGCGTCGGAACTGTGATGCTTATAAGTTTTGGAAGATGGCTGAAGAATAGAGGATGTTGTGCTCGCCTAAGAAATATATTTACGTCACTAATATCTACTTGCTGTGCATTTTTTGCCAGAATCTGCGGATGTGGGCGTAATAGTGGACTTGATAACGGAAGGTTTGTATCAGAGCTATCAGTACATGAATATTCAGAGCGTCGCCGACTCAATGAGCCACGTATACCGGAAAATATGATCGTAGAAACTGTTTTGCCTGGAACTGGAACGCCTTGTTTAGATTTAACCCCCATGGACGATAAAACGACACAAACACTTCCCGAAGAATTAACTAAGGAACTGTTGGAAAATTTAAAAGAGAAATTAGAAGATCCAGATAACTATGTTGAGGCCCGAGAAATGATCGAGCACTTATACGAACTTATCAAAGTCGAAGAGAGCTGCAACTTAAATACACCGATCGTGATGCAAACGGAGGAAAATATTTATGAGTTACCTTTTCAGAACACCACCCCTAGAATTGgaaaaaacaaaaagcaaatGATCAGCGTTGGAACTAGAGCCCCGTCTTTGGACAAGCTACTGCCGCTGTCGCCATACAATAGACAGACTGCGCTAGCACACGAATACTTTGAGCCCAAAGATTTTGCTGTTCATCTGTACGCGGAAATAGCTAATTGTGACAAGGAAAAGCGCACGTTACTGGGCATAATCCCAGATATTGTAGAACAAGTGGTTCCCCGTGGACCATACCTTCGTGCTGTACGTGAAAAGAATTCTAGTCCCAGCACAGCTTCGTCTCCCTCGTCTAAGTCATTTAATAGCATTAAAAAGAGCCCGATGACTGGGCCCAGCGGAAGCCAAATTACAAGCCCGCTACAAAGCCCCTCTAGTATGAAGTCTGGTAAATCTACGGCATCTAATTCATCAGGAAAGATGATGAATCGGCCGCTCCCCGAAAAACCGGTTAGTCCGGATCCTGGAGAAGGCCCTTCAATGGTGGGCTAA
- the LOC135087160 gene encoding uncharacterized protein LOC135087160 isoform X2, which produces MQRLVVLLLLPALVSCVIYDEIPEHTLCNLHDCECLDSGHPSWKTVNCNMTTTKNLAIFSGNLPVETTDLVVTGYDDVSLEHGAFSSLNDLRLVRIAHSKLVVFRRGAAVDLTVVSAYVEVEHCSELRVEGKAFSNLRGPLSVTIRHCDRVSIEGDAFSWLLKLRITDVGTLVLSPGAFTLEPTAGNVGEHGPGMSIELRRLTAPEIPSQAFGSSAAEIILESMVVTTIRSGAFSANTYNVISATKCIVSFIEGESFAQKSLINNLLFFDCRIQHMYQRAIQSAITYLNINHTRFNFIDTGAINSTVATVKIANSEFHKFLTRGIELSSWSNLFMEKLKFDALPEYAMIAHPTMVEEFVFADNEVEEVSKNSLEFVGKIIDNRFGYQVVYRNNYFGSPCSCNISLKIGEALGATPDGIYALESYCTVNEFFARCFNAPEQNIILRTFIDKVCHEKSAVQCEQYKKKSDIPTEIKNPRFPHKHEEDTLSERNKKVISIVIVTALVCVGTVMLISFGRWLKNRGCCARLRNIFTSLISTCCAFFARICGCGRNSGLDNGRFVSELSVHEYSERRRLNEPRIPENMIVETVLPGTGTPCLDLTPMDDKTTQTLPEELTKELLENLKEKLEDPDNYVEAREMIEHLYELIKVEESCNLNTPIVMQTEENIYELPFQNTTPRIGKNKKQMISVGTRAPSLDKLLPLSPYNRQTALAHEYFEPKDFAVHLYAEIANCDKEKRTLLGIIPDIVEQVVPRGPYLRAVREKNSSPSTASSPSSKSFNSIKKSPMTGPSGSQITSPLQSPSSMKSGKSTASNSSGKMMNRPLPEKPVSPDPGEGPSMVG; this is translated from the exons AATCTGGCCATCTTCAGCGGAAATCTTCCTGTGGAGACCACCGACCTGGTGGTGACCGGCTACGATGACGTGTCGCTGGAGCACGGCGCGTTCTCGTCGCTGAACGACCTACGACTCGTGCGCATCGCGCACAGCAAGCTGGTGGTGTTCCGCCGCGGCGCCGCCGTCGACCTGACCGTCGTCAGCGCCTACGTCGAGGTCGAGCACTGCTCGGAGCTGCGCGTCGAGGGGAAAGCATTCAGCAACTTACGCG GTCCGCTATCGGTTACTATAAGACATTGCGATCGCGTGTCAATCGAGGGCGATGCGTTTTCGTGGCTGTTGAAGTTGCGCATCACCGACGTCGGGACCCTGGTGCTGAGCCCGGGCGCCTTCACGCTGGAGCCCACGGCCGGCAACGTGGGCGAGCACGGCCCCGGCATGTCG ATTGAACTGAGACGGTTAACAGCACCCGAGATCCCTTCGCAAGCATTTGGTTCGTCAGCTGCTGAGATAATACTGGAATCCATGGTGGTGACCACCATTCGGTCGGGCGCCTTCTCCGCCAACACGTACAATGTTATCAGCGCCACCAAATGCATCGTCAGTTTCATAGAAGGCGAATCATTCGCACagaagtcactaattaacaacCTGCTCTTCTTCGATTGTAGAATACAGCATATGTATCAAAGAGCAATACAATCTGCTATTACTTATCTAAATATCAACCACACTAG ATTCAACTTCATCGATACGGGCGCTATCAACTCGACAGTAGCAACGGTGAAAATAGCAAATAGCGAGTTTCATAAGTTTTTAACAAGAGGAATCGAATTGTCATCATGGAGCAATCTTTTTATGGAGAAACTCAAATTCGACGCTCTACCGGAATATGCCATGATTGCACATCCAACTATGGTTGAAGAATTTGTCTTCGCAGACAATGAAGTAGAAGAAGTCTCTAAAAACAGTTTGGAGTTCGTAGGGAAAATTATCGATAACAGATTTGGTTACCAAGTTGTTTACAGAAACAATTACTTTGGATCACCGTGCAGTTGCAACATTAGCCTGAAGATAGGCGAGGCTTTGGGGGCTACGCCTGACGGGATATATGCGCTCGAGAGCTACTGCACAGTCAATGAATTTTTTGCACGATGCTTCAATGCTCCCGAGCAAAACATAATTCTTCGTACATTTATAGACAAGGTGTGTCATGAAAAATCCGCTGTACAGTGTGaacaatacaagaaaaaatcaGATATTCCAACGGAAATAAAAAATCCACGATTCCCTCACAAACATGAAGAAGATACTTTATCAGAACGAAACAAGAAAGTGATAAGTATTGTCATAGTAACAGCATTAGTGTGCGTCGGAACTGTGATGCTTATAAGTTTTGGAAGATGGCTGAAGAATAGAGGATGTTGTGCTCGCCTAAGAAATATATTTACGTCACTAATATCTACTTGCTGTGCATTTTTTGCCAGAATCTGCGGATGTGGGCGTAATAGTGGACTTGATAACGGAAGGTTTGTATCAGAGCTATCAGTACATGAATATTCAGAGCGTCGCCGACTCAATGAGCCACGTATACCGGAAAATATGATCGTAGAAACTGTTTTGCCTGGAACTGGAACGCCTTGTTTAGATTTAACCCCCATGGACGATAAAACGACACAAACACTTCCCGAAGAATTAACTAAGGAACTGTTGGAAAATTTAAAAGAGAAATTAGAAGATCCAGATAACTATGTTGAGGCCCGAGAAATGATCGAGCACTTATACGAACTTATCAAAGTCGAAGAGAGCTGCAACTTAAATACACCGATCGTGATGCAAACGGAGGAAAATATTTATGAGTTACCTTTTCAGAACACCACCCCTAGAATTGgaaaaaacaaaaagcaaatGATCAGCGTTGGAACTAGAGCCCCGTCTTTGGACAAGCTACTGCCGCTGTCGCCATACAATAGACAGACTGCGCTAGCACACGAATACTTTGAGCCCAAAGATTTTGCTGTTCATCTGTACGCGGAAATAGCTAATTGTGACAAGGAAAAGCGCACGTTACTGGGCATAATCCCAGATATTGTAGAACAAGTGGTTCCCCGTGGACCATACCTTCGTGCTGTACGTGAAAAGAATTCTAGTCCCAGCACAGCTTCGTCTCCCTCGTCTAAGTCATTTAATAGCATTAAAAAGAGCCCGATGACTGGGCCCAGCGGAAGCCAAATTACAAGCCCGCTACAAAGCCCCTCTAGTATGAAGTCTGGTAAATCTACGGCATCTAATTCATCAGGAAAGATGATGAATCGGCCGCTCCCCGAAAAACCGGTTAGTCCGGATCCTGGAGAAGGCCCTTCAATGGTGGGCTAA